A single region of the Phycisphaerae bacterium RAS1 genome encodes:
- the murA gene encoding UDP-N-acetylglucosamine 1-carboxyvinyltransferase MurA → MSLPYFEITGGNRLRGSVRIGGAKNAALPIMAAAILCEGEVILHDIPDVADVRSLCELLSKLGLEAGRRGDGALRLCVRDESNSLAEYDIVRKMRASICVLGPLLAKRRRAQVSMPGGCAIGDRPVDLHLRAVKALGAEIELRSGDICASTKQLHGTELFLGGPFGSTVLGTANAMMAATLADGVTVIEMAACEPEVVDLANFLNKCGAAIQGQGTPRIVVEGVKRLHGCEHRIIPDRIECGTMMVAAAITNGELRIENCRLDHLMAFVDRLAAVGVNVEKGGDCVANVSSARRLEPIDLTTQPFPGFPTDLQAQMMSLLCLADGNSIVTEKIFPDRYMHVPELSRMGARLRREGATVVVQGVRQLIGAPVMASDLRASAALVLAGLSAQGVTKVNRIYHLERGYYRLDEKLRAVGAAIERKDGGED, encoded by the coding sequence CGGCTGCGCGGCAGCGTGCGCATCGGCGGCGCCAAGAACGCCGCCCTGCCGATCATGGCCGCGGCCATCCTGTGCGAGGGTGAAGTCATCCTGCACGACATCCCGGACGTCGCCGACGTTCGTTCGCTGTGTGAGCTGCTCAGCAAGCTCGGGCTGGAGGCCGGCCGCCGTGGTGACGGCGCCCTGCGGCTGTGCGTTCGTGACGAGAGCAATTCGCTGGCCGAGTATGACATCGTTCGCAAGATGCGGGCCTCGATCTGCGTGCTGGGGCCGCTGCTCGCCAAGCGCCGGCGGGCGCAGGTCTCGATGCCCGGGGGCTGCGCCATCGGCGACCGCCCGGTCGATCTGCACCTGCGCGCCGTCAAGGCGCTCGGGGCCGAGATCGAGCTGCGCAGCGGCGATATCTGCGCATCCACCAAGCAGCTCCATGGAACGGAGCTATTCCTCGGCGGCCCATTCGGATCGACCGTGCTGGGCACCGCCAATGCCATGATGGCCGCGACCCTGGCCGACGGCGTGACCGTCATCGAAATGGCCGCCTGCGAGCCGGAAGTCGTCGATCTCGCCAATTTCCTCAACAAGTGCGGCGCGGCGATTCAGGGACAGGGTACGCCGCGAATCGTGGTCGAAGGCGTCAAGCGTCTGCACGGCTGCGAGCACCGCATCATCCCTGACCGGATCGAGTGCGGAACGATGATGGTGGCCGCGGCTATCACGAATGGCGAACTGCGAATCGAAAACTGCCGCCTGGACCACCTGATGGCCTTCGTCGATCGATTGGCCGCGGTAGGCGTGAACGTGGAAAAGGGAGGCGACTGCGTCGCGAACGTCTCCTCGGCCCGCCGGCTCGAGCCGATTGACCTGACCACGCAGCCGTTCCCCGGCTTTCCCACCGATCTTCAGGCGCAGATGATGTCGCTCCTGTGCCTGGCGGACGGCAACAGCATTGTCACCGAAAAAATCTTCCCGGATCGCTACATGCACGTGCCCGAGCTCAGCCGCATGGGCGCCCGGCTGCGGCGCGAGGGGGCGACCGTGGTGGTGCAGGGCGTGCGGCAGCTCATCGGGGCGCCGGTCATGGCGTCCGACTTGCGCGCGTCGGCCGCGCTCGTGCTGGCGGGGTTGTCCGCGCAGGGCGTGACGAAAGTCAACCGCATCTATCACCTCGAGCGCGGCTATTACAGGCTCGACGAGAAACTTCGCGCGGTGGGGGCGGCGATTGAGCGGAAGGACGGCGGCGAGGACTAA
- a CDS encoding Bacterial transcription activator, effector binding domain, with translation MKDAVLKARLKELYLPPAGGFVLVDVPEMRYVMIDGRGAADRAALDHAVKWLFAAIYPIKRIARERMGKNFVEPPLEGLWWADDMQDFVCGNRDKLNWRMMIVFEPDWLTAEMFADGVSAAKARLGEPPATLRLESYHEGLSAQVMHVGPPSEEGPIIARLHREFLPAHKLTANGRHHEIYLTDPNRVAPEKQKTVLRQPVRSSD, from the coding sequence ATGAAAGATGCAGTTCTGAAGGCCAGATTGAAGGAGCTGTACCTGCCTCCGGCCGGCGGCTTCGTCCTGGTGGACGTGCCGGAGATGCGCTACGTCATGATCGACGGCCGCGGCGCCGCGGACCGCGCGGCGCTCGACCACGCCGTCAAGTGGCTGTTCGCCGCGATCTACCCGATCAAGCGCATCGCCCGCGAGCGGATGGGCAAGAACTTCGTCGAGCCGCCGCTCGAAGGCCTCTGGTGGGCGGACGACATGCAGGATTTCGTCTGCGGAAACCGGGACAAGCTGAACTGGCGGATGATGATCGTCTTCGAGCCGGACTGGCTGACCGCGGAGATGTTTGCTGACGGCGTCTCCGCGGCGAAGGCGCGCCTGGGGGAGCCGCCCGCCACGCTGCGACTCGAAAGCTATCACGAAGGCCTCAGCGCCCAGGTGATGCACGTCGGCCCACCCAGCGAGGAAGGCCCGATCATCGCGCGGCTGCACAGGGAGTTCCTGCCGGCGCACAAGCTGACCGCGAACGGGCGCCATCACGAGATCTACCTGACCGATCCGAATCGCGTGGCGCCGGAGAAGCAGAAGACGGTGCTGCGCCAGCCGGTGCGGTCGTCGGATTAG
- a CDS encoding Transcriptional regulator PadR-like family protein: protein MKALTDAELLLLGLAAEMPRHGYQLDQVIRQRGMREWTQIGFSSIYFVLGKLQKLRLVAAKKSAAVKAGKQAEKSRSGTKTRKVYSVTPAGRRALAAQTIAALRDVRPAYASVLLGMINWPALRREQALDALQARSKTVEAEVARLRAIQVERQPLPDYVEALFDYSLGQLRAEAEWVSRTWDYMSTKPWLD from the coding sequence ATGAAGGCCCTGACCGACGCGGAACTGCTGCTGCTGGGGCTCGCCGCCGAGATGCCGCGGCACGGCTACCAGCTCGACCAGGTCATCCGGCAGCGCGGGATGCGCGAATGGACGCAGATCGGCTTTTCCTCCATCTACTTCGTGCTCGGCAAGCTCCAGAAGCTGCGGCTGGTCGCGGCGAAGAAATCGGCGGCGGTGAAGGCTGGAAAACAGGCCGAAAAGTCCCGCTCCGGCACGAAGACCCGAAAGGTCTACTCCGTCACGCCGGCCGGCCGGCGGGCGTTGGCGGCGCAGACGATCGCCGCGCTGCGGGATGTACGGCCTGCTTACGCGTCAGTCCTGCTCGGGATGATCAACTGGCCGGCGCTGCGGCGCGAGCAGGCGCTGGATGCTTTGCAGGCGCGGAGTAAGACGGTCGAAGCGGAAGTGGCGCGACTCCGCGCCATTCAGGTCGAGCGGCAGCCGTTGCCGGATTACGTCGAGGCCTTATTCGACTACTCGCTCGGCCAGTTGCGCGCCGAGGCGGAGTGGGTCTCGCGCACGTGGGACTACATGTCGACCAAACCCTGGCTTGATTGA
- a CDS encoding Sodium Bile acid symporter family protein: MTEATDVRRLNVFERYLTLWVALCMAVGIGLGKLLPGLTDALRRFEFGGGSQINIPIAVLIWLMIYPMMLKVDFASVLNVGKRPKGLIITCFVNWLVKPFSMALIGSVFFKHLFLPWIGAELADQYIAGVIILAAAPCTAMVFVWSYLTRGDAAYTLVQVSVNDLLMLLLFAPIVTFLVSGASALAVPFMVLIYAVICFIVIPLAAGAITRRTLIRRRGVEWFEGSFLPRFHPLAVLALLATLVLIFAFQADNITQRYFHVILIAVPILIQVYFNSSLVYALMKLFRVPHNVAAPGALIGASNFFELAVATAIALYGPESGAALATVVGVLVEVPVMLSVCAFCNRTRGWFDAGGAGDCPASGRMTGRSDAHPA, from the coding sequence ATGACTGAGGCAACCGACGTCCGGCGGCTGAACGTATTCGAGCGCTACCTGACGCTGTGGGTCGCGCTCTGTATGGCGGTCGGCATTGGGCTGGGCAAGCTCCTGCCCGGCCTGACCGATGCGCTGCGCCGCTTTGAGTTCGGCGGCGGCAGCCAGATCAACATCCCCATTGCCGTGCTTATCTGGCTCATGATCTACCCGATGATGCTGAAAGTGGATTTTGCTTCCGTGCTCAACGTCGGGAAGCGGCCCAAGGGCCTCATCATCACCTGCTTCGTGAACTGGCTGGTCAAGCCGTTCAGCATGGCCCTGATCGGCTCCGTGTTCTTCAAGCACCTGTTCCTGCCGTGGATCGGGGCGGAACTCGCCGATCAGTACATCGCCGGCGTCATCATCCTCGCCGCCGCGCCGTGCACGGCGATGGTCTTTGTCTGGAGCTACCTGACGCGCGGCGACGCGGCCTACACACTGGTGCAGGTCTCGGTCAACGATCTTCTCATGCTGCTGCTCTTCGCGCCGATCGTGACGTTTCTGGTCAGCGGCGCGTCAGCCCTCGCCGTGCCGTTCATGGTGCTGATCTACGCCGTCATCTGCTTCATCGTAATCCCGTTGGCGGCGGGCGCCATCACGCGCCGCACGTTGATCCGCCGCCGCGGCGTCGAGTGGTTTGAGGGGTCGTTCCTGCCCCGATTTCATCCGCTCGCGGTGCTGGCGCTGCTCGCGACATTGGTGCTGATCTTCGCGTTCCAAGCGGACAATATCACCCAGCGCTACTTCCACGTGATCCTGATCGCAGTCCCTATTCTGATTCAGGTGTACTTCAATTCGTCGCTCGTTTACGCCCTGATGAAGCTGTTCCGCGTGCCGCACAACGTCGCCGCGCCGGGCGCCCTCATCGGAGCAAGCAACTTCTTCGAGCTGGCGGTGGCCACGGCGATCGCGCTCTACGGACCGGAGTCGGGTGCGGCCTTGGCGACGGTCGTCGGCGTCCTGGTCGAAGTGCCGGTGATGCTCAGCGTCTGTGCCTTCTGCAACCGCACTCGCGGCTGGTTCGACGCCGGCGGCGCGGGAGATTGTCCGGCGTCTGGCCGCATGACCGGCCGCTCCGATGCCCATCCCGCGTAA